From Chryseobacterium camelliae:
GCAGGGGTTAAAAGATTCATTACCGTAGGCGGGGCAGGAAGTCTGTACATCGATGGAAAACAATTGGTAGACGGCCCTGATTTCCCTCAGGACATTAAGCCTGGTGCACAGGCAGCCAGGGATTACCTGAACAAGATCAAAGAAAATACGACGCTGGACTGGACGTTCTTCAGCCCGGCTATTGAAATGCACCAGGGGACAGCAGGTGTAAGAACCGGGAAATACAGGACTGCATTGGAAAATCCGGTTTTTGACGAAAACGGAAGAAGCGTGCTTTCTGTGGAAGACGTAGCGGTAGTACTGGCAGACGAACTGGAACAAAACAACCATATCCGTGAGCGCTTTACCGCAGCATATTAAGCTTGGATGATAAAAAGGAAAAATTTCGGCGGCTGTCATTGACAGCCGCCGAAATTTTTATAAGCTCATAAACAACCGTGGGTTCACGGGTGTATTGTTTTTATGGACTTCATAATGCAGGTGAGGCCCTGTAGACCGTCCTGAATTGCCTGACTTGGCAATGACGTCGCCTACCTTCACTTGATCATTGGTTTTCGCAATCAGTTCAGATAAATGGCCGTACAGGGTAGCCAGCCCATTGCCGTGGGAAACGATAATGCAGTTGCCATATCCTCCTTTCTGTCCCGAAAAAATTACGGTACCGGCAGCAGCGGCTTTTACATCGGAGCCGTAAGCAACCGCAATGTCAAGACCTTTGTGAAACTGCATCTGGTCTTCCTCTGCAGCGGCATGATCTTTTTCTGCTCCAGCTTTGGCAGCCTGAGCAGGTTTGGAGGAAGTTGTGGCACCTGCTGTTTTGGGCGTTACCATGACTTTCACCTCCCTCTTGTTACCGTAGCTGTCTGTTAACTCTACCGTCTTTTCTACAGGCTCAGCTTTTACTTCTGCTGTAGCAGGCTTTGCTGCAGGCGCGACATCAGACCTTACCGAAGCATAAACGGTTTTAAACGGGATCGGGTTTTTTCTGATTCCGAAATTGGATGATATATATCCATCTGCAGGCATGCCAAGAGGCACCTGCATCAGTTTCTGTTGCAGATCCATCAGGTATTGGCTGTATCTGTTGGATTGCCTGGCCAGGTATACGGAATTGGAAATACTGTCGTGGTTCAGAACAATCAGGTTTTCATTGGGAATGCTTTTAGATTTCAGAAATGAATTCAGCTGAGCTACGGTACGGTCTATAAGACTGAGGTCTGTTTTCATTTTCAGGTAATCTACACTGTCTTTCTCGGTGTTGATTTTTACCAGGTTTACCTCATAATTTTTATTGTCTTTTTCAGAAAACAACTTGGCAATGAAAATACCCTGTACAAAAACAATGAGCAAAAGGACAGCGATAAGAACATTTACTTTCTTTTTGTTATTAAGAAATCTCTTCATTTTTCTTCTCTTAAGTAGGTAAGCAGTTTTGAAGCTGCAAATTTAATTAAAATAACATATTTGCAGATTATTTTATTGAATTTTAATATTTATACCTGTTTAACGCTTAACTTGATATTTGATTGCCCTGCCATATTAATTTTGGTAAAAAAGAACTTTTATCATCATCTTAGGGCGGCGGTTACGTCTTTGTTTTAATATATTTGCAGTTCACATTTCAATTATGGCTAAAAAGAAAACCGATTCAGAATCTTCAAATCCGAAAAAAAATAAGAAGGACATTGCTGTAGGAGTAATAGGAAGTGGAAGTTTTGCAACCGCAATCGTAAAAATGCTGGTTGAAAACTGCAGGGTGGTGCACTGGTGCGTAAGAAATGAATTTGTAAAGGGAGCTATTGAACTCCGTGGGCATAATCCAACGTATCTTACCGCCGTTAATTTCAACCTCAAACATCTGAAGCTGACTACCGATGTCAATGAATTGGTATCTTCCTGTGAAGTGGTTGTGCTTGCTACACCCTCCATTTATTTATCGGATACGCTGGATAAAATGAATGTGGAATGCACGGAAAAAGTTTTCGTTTCAGCCATTAAGGGAATCATCCCTAAAGTGAATGATGTGGTTGCTCATTACCTTAAAGATGAATTTAAAATCGGATTCAGGAACCAGGCTGTTATTGCGGGCC
This genomic window contains:
- a CDS encoding NAD(P)-dependent oxidoreductase codes for the protein MKKVAVIGATGFVGTHVVKELAERGYQVEALARDTSKVQQHENVTAKSIDVNNVDELAEALKGNDAVINTFNAGWTNPNLYDDFLNGSVNIEKAVEKAGVKRFITVGGAGSLYIDGKQLVDGPDFPQDIKPGAQAARDYLNKIKENTTLDWTFFSPAIEMHQGTAGVRTGKYRTALENPVFDENGRSVLSVEDVAVVLADELEQNNHIRERFTAAY
- a CDS encoding M23 family metallopeptidase; the protein is MKRFLNNKKKVNVLIAVLLLIVFVQGIFIAKLFSEKDNKNYEVNLVKINTEKDSVDYLKMKTDLSLIDRTVAQLNSFLKSKSIPNENLIVLNHDSISNSVYLARQSNRYSQYLMDLQQKLMQVPLGMPADGYISSNFGIRKNPIPFKTVYASVRSDVAPAAKPATAEVKAEPVEKTVELTDSYGNKREVKVMVTPKTAGATTSSKPAQAAKAGAEKDHAAAEEDQMQFHKGLDIAVAYGSDVKAAAAGTVIFSGQKGGYGNCIIVSHGNGLATLYGHLSELIAKTNDQVKVGDVIAKSGNSGRSTGPHLHYEVHKNNTPVNPRLFMSL